A stretch of Candidatus Aminicenantes bacterium DNA encodes these proteins:
- a CDS encoding type II toxin-antitoxin system HicA family toxin, with the protein MNKKQRVTLAAVFKRPTQSGIRWTDIESMLLALGAKISEGRGSRLRIELNNEDAVFHRPHPGKETDKGAVVSMQRFLENAGVKPC; encoded by the coding sequence GTGAACAAAAAACAGCGCGTAACTTTGGCAGCAGTTTTTAAAAGGCCGACACAATCGGGAATAAGGTGGACTGACATCGAGTCAATGTTGCTTGCTTTGGGTGCAAAAATTTCCGAAGGCCGCGGATCAAGGTTACGCATCGAATTGAATAATGAGGATGCTGTTTTTCATCGCCCACATCCGGGGAAAGAAACGGATAAGGGCGCGGTTGTTTCCATGCAGCGTTTCTTGGAAAACGCGGGGGTGAAACCATGTTGA
- a CDS encoding type II toxin-antitoxin system HicB family antitoxin, with protein sequence MLNYKEYFGCVNYDDEAKIFHGEIINTRTVITFQGQSVKEIEQAFKDSVDDYLDWCRERNKEPEKPFSGKFVLRISPELHREISLHAKEHHGSINSFIVETLKKEIETHHR encoded by the coding sequence ATGTTGAATTATAAAGAATATTTTGGTTGTGTGAATTATGATGATGAAGCAAAGATATTTCATGGAGAAATCATCAATACCAGGACGGTGATCACCTTTCAGGGCCAATCAGTCAAAGAGATTGAACAAGCGTTTAAAGATTCCGTTGACGATTATCTGGATTGGTGCAGAGAGCGAAACAAAGAACCGGAAAAGCCATTTTCCGGAAAGTTTGTTTTGCGCATTTCACCTGAGCTTCATCGCGAAATCAGCTTGCATGCAAAAGAACATCATGGCAGCATAAATTCGTTTATCGTTGAGACACTGAAAAAAGAAATTGAAACTCATCACCGTTAG